GCCAATCATCCcctaaatatgataatttaggATAATGTAGACTTAATTCATACATTAAAATTATGTCCCTTTAAAATTTGGGGAGAATTGGAAGAAAAAGAactttttgaacttttgtttctcttattaggattttgatatttttggttattttagacATGTTGTACTTTTCTGCAAtgaaaaaatagtaaattaaattttaaaaatatataaaaaaatatgaaaattactaGAAACGattatttatatgtttcaactccaaaaaaaaatattggaatcatattttattttatgtcatAGCCGAAGATATTATACTCATTCTAGCCATCTGTTTAGTCTAAAAATCATATactaaatattatacatagatcTATCATGGATATAtaacgcaaaaaaaaaattcttatatattatattatattctagCTATAATTCGTTCAGTTATATTCAAATAAGATGACGTTAGTCTACCAGTAGCTTGATTACAACTTATAGAAACAACTCTACAATTTACTTTATCTTGTTTATATGTCATAATGTGttataggggtgggcgttcggataccgattcgggttcggatcgggtattttggactttcgggtatttcggtatagagttATAGAACCCGtttgggtatttcggtatagagttatagaacccgttcgggtatttctgtacttcgggtcgggttcgggtatttttagttcggtttcggttatttcggatcgggttcggatatttagattttgaaaaaaaaattaaatttttcatttatcaaatttcttctatttaaaaatataactttcacttaactaatttttttatttttaattgattgaatggttaatagatttggacataacatttggaaactaaaaaagacattaatttggtcattgtttttaaattttggatataacttttttttaattcttgaaataaaaagtttgccatgcattttaagtgagtagcaaattattttttccgtaattctatatatatcatatgaacttaaaataTGCGtagtattaatataaatgttttatataaaatgagagatgtaaactagaaatatatggttaattatgcatatgttcggttatattcggatatccattcgggttcgaatattaccggttcgggttcggatatacaatctctcctaattcaatacccgttcggatattttgctacttcggttcggatttcggttcggatttttcggATTGGGTTCGGGTGcggcttcggatatcgggtaaagtgtccACCCTAATGTGTTATGCCTTTTACCTAATGCTACACCTTGGGAAGAATAGATTTTTCATCCACTTTGCAGTCTTCTACATGTAGGATACCTATTATAACCAAATCAAGGAAAATATGGAAATTTCATATTTCAGTTAATATATCTCCTAAATTTATACTAGATATTCCCTAAATCTCGCACAATATCTTATCTCCTATGTTTTTCTCTCCCACAATCCttgaattaattaaaattcgAGAAAAGGTAAAAATTGTAACTCTGTTGTTCGAACCCACTACCCATGAAAACATCGTGAGGCATTTAACCAACATGACACAAAGACTCTTGTATTTTTGACCTGGAATTTAAATATAGTTATCGACTAAAATATGTTTGTGTTGCTTGTTAAAAATGTTGATTTGCGTAATATCAACATTATTAAGAAGCTTGGTGGAACTGTTAATTATACACACGGTGAAAATTTTGGAATATTAATTGGATCTAGACTTAACAACTGAAAATTTTGGAGTTAATTTGAGGAGGAATATGTACAAAAAGAAAGTTATGGGACAAATCCGTGATTAGTCAACAATTGGAGGATTTGTCTTGCAACATTACCCAAACTGGCCATTGTTACTTTTCACTAGCGTTCCTTCGATCTGCGACGGTAAGGGCTGTTTCTGACGTAACCAAGACAGTGGAGTGAAGATGAGAGCAAGATGATATTGGAGCTTTCGGAGAGGAAACAGAGGAGTGACATCGCGAGTTGACGTCGTGGAAGAAGCTTGGTCGCAGCAATTAGAACTGAGCATGGCACGAACTCGAGAAGATGAAGCAAGCACTGAGCAAAGTTAAAGAAGATAATTAGACGTCGAGATGAGCCACATCACATTGGAGAAGACAGAGGATGACGAAAAATTCtctcattttaattaaattaaatttaaattacatCACATTGGAGAAGACAGAGGATGACGAAAAATTCtctcattttaattaaattaaatttaaattaatttaaggGTACAATGATATTAAAATAAGGAAGAATTTATCGGATATTCATAAGGAGGCCGAGAATGTAAAATATAACCATGCTACAGTTCGGGCCCACGGAAGCGACCGGTTTCGTTCAAAATTCCCGAAAAGAACCCACATAGCGCGTGAGCGTGGCGAAGCAGCACGAACGTAAAACCCATGTGACTAATTGCGGTGTACCAAACCTATACATAGAATAGTCAGTCATTTCAATATCATAACCAAATTGAAATAATTCAAACGATGAGAATTTCCCACTCATAACGAACGTGTGGCTAATATTAATTCTTCCTTATATTAAATACTACTAAACTATACTGCTTGAAGGGTAAAAATAGACAGTGGAAAACTAAAAAAAGTCTGAAGAAAAAGACAGTGGGATAGTAAAAGAACTAGGCGACAACGATCAGGTATGGAAATTTCCACATTAAAGCGCTTTTATTGTTCTAATTCGGGTAGGTTGCGGTGTTAATATGATATGGAGGGTAAAATATATAAGGAGTGTTAGATTCAAACTGCATAGGCATTAAAACTCTGTTTTACATACTAAATGCAAGTTCAGTAAGGTCAACGAGATCATTGCTTAAGGATAAAGGGAACCAGCAACAAATAGATCTGACGACTATACTATATATTGCATATGAATAGTAGTAAATGAAACTAAACATGTGGTCTAACACGTGCGAATGCAGATGACGGATCATGACAATGTAATGCTAATTACGGGCTCGTGGGTGCGTAAGGATAACGGAAAATGGATATTCGATTCCCTTTCAGAAGACAACATGCACATCATTATCCTCTATCCTGGCCTAGAATATGAAGATTTAGTCAAAATGGTGAAGGAAACCCTACGCATCGTCGCAGAGAACGTCACAATCAAACTTTCATACCAATATCCGACATGGATCCAGATTGACGATGGTGATGGTTCAACACCACAATACATATCATGAGGTTGAGTCGTTTGTGCAAATGAGGCGAAAAATCGAGGAGGTTAACTTGTTTGTCACCATCTCTGAGCATATCAATGCGCTGACAACAGGGAAAACAAGACCGCCATTTGCGCATGTTACTGATCAAACCCTGATCCGAAACGAAGATAACGATGAGACTGAATCAAATGAAGGGTTGGAGGAAGAATGGCTAGAATTTGCGATGTCGGAAATCCCTTTGACATGTCCACACCAGAAAAAACGACGTTGGGGGTAGTTTTGCTGTACAACCAAGCAAGACTATACTAAACACACAACGTGGAATAGTCATTCACGAGCATATAATTCGCCTTGCATGTTCTGCCAAGGAAGCGCCTTATAAAGGGAAAGGGAAAGCGATTGCAATAGAAGGGGACATAGATGTTGCTGGTGCTAAGTTCCTTCTCCCAGAGATGTCAACAAGCAAAGGTGCATATGGGAGAAATGGGGAAGTAGCCGAGCTGTGCGCCGTCGCTTGTTCGAGGAATCAGAGGTCCCCAACATCAAAGACGCTGAAATGGAGGAACATGTTGAAGCAGAACCTGAGCCAATAGAAGCACCTACATTGACATGGACATCCAATTTGTCCCCCCAAAGTAGCCTCTGCACGTGGACGCGTTTTCAAGACTCTTTACATGACCTCCTTAATGACGAAAGCTCTGAACCTGTGCTATTCACACGGGATGCACCAACAGTTATGGAGAGCGTCGAAGCTGATGGTTAGTAATAAGACGTCTACACTAAACTATAAAATAGTCTCAATATAAGACTTACCAAGAAGCAACATGAATTGCAGGTCTCGATGCAGCTTTAGAAGTTGTACCTTATGAAGGAGACAATCTTTTTGTTGGCCAAGTGTTCAAGTCCAATAGCgactgcaaaatcaaaatcgCTATTCATGCCATAAATCGGAAGTTTCACTTTAAGACAAAGCGCTCAACCCCAAATTTTATGGTCCTGATATGTGTTGCTATCGACTGTCCATGGCGCGTCTACGCAGCAAAAGTCGATGGCAGCAGAAACTTCCAGATAAGGCAAGCAACCCTTATGCACAGTTGCTCCGTTGATGCACGGCGGAACTACCACAAGTTGGCAACGACACAAGTTATTGGCGAGCTAATACAATCTCGTTTCATTGGAATCAAAAGAGGTCCAACACCTGCaacaataagaaaaattatGCTCGACGACTTCAATGTTACTGTCTCCTACTGGAAATCTTGGCGCTCCCGTGAAATTGCTATGGAAAGTGTCTTAGGATCGATGGCGGGAAGCTACGCACTCATGCCAGCATACATGGGGCTGCTACAAACCACTAACCCCGGTTCCATTTGTGTACTGGAGAAGACTGAGACTGGGGAAGGATGTATGAT
This genomic stretch from Brassica napus cultivar Da-Ae chromosome C9, Da-Ae, whole genome shotgun sequence harbors:
- the LOC106442853 gene encoding uncharacterized protein LOC106442853, coding for MVMVQHHNTYHEVESFVQMRRKIEEVNLFVTISEHINALTTGKTRPPFAHVTDQTLIRNEDNDETESNEGLEEEWLEFAMSEIPLTCPHQKKRRWGDVNKQRCIWEKWGSSRAVRRRLFEESEVPNIKDAEMEEHVEAEPEPIEAPTLTWTSNLSPQSSLCTWTRFQDSLHDLLNDESSEPVLFTRDAPTVMESVEADGLDAALEVVPYEGDNLFVGQVFKSNSDCKIKIAIHAINRKFHFKTKRSTPNFMVLICVAIDCPWRVYAAKVDGSRNFQIRQATLMHSCSVDARRNYHKLATTQVIGELIQSRFIGIKRGPTPATIRKIMLDDFNVTVSYWKSWRSREIAMESVLGSMAGSYALMPAYMGLLQTTNPGSICVLEKTETGEGCMMFQYAFIAFGASIKGYRYMRKLIIIDGTSLKGKCGGWLMSASCQDGNFQNFPLAFAVVDSENDASWEWFLTQLKSFVVESDQLVFVSDRHRSIYNVIGKVYPSAEHTACTVHLWRNIKGRFKSQRLASLMGAAARAYTVEGFNKMFIAIQRVSPGCFDHWSRAHFQGDRYNIMDSNIAESWNAVLKEVREFPLISMCEYIRTTLVSCETEFQVMSQNRECFLVNLLAGTRSCNAFDHLRIPCRHAVAAAGRANIPTESLVAAAYYAETCHSTYEAKIYPIPSVGGNELGGEFEGDLLPPAFKRPPGRPRKVRILSRGEDKHGGMKGCRKCTKCRGEGHNKTTCRSAT